A portion of the Pleurocapsa minor HA4230-MV1 genome contains these proteins:
- a CDS encoding cation-translocating P-type ATPase — MNSKTTSSVLSTSTSTKDWHTLSSQQAIELLESDPIAGLNSNEVIQRQTYFGENELKQTDGRGKLTILYEQFTNIMLVMLIAIAIISAVLDLRKGAFPKDSIAIFTIVILNGILGYVQESRAEQALAALKRLSSSSVKVTRDGITQEVDAKELVPGDIVFLEAGVQIAADGHLLETQNLQINESTLTGEATAVNKNADPIFPEDAPLGDQLNLIFKGTQVFQGRGKAIVTKTGMDTEIGKIATMLQGVEAEETPLQKRMTQLGNVLVSGSLALVFLITVGGLLTSGWRIFEEILETSLSMAVAVVPEGLPAVVTVTLAIGTQKMIRRQALIRKLPAVETLGSVTTICSDKTGTLTQNKMIVQEVQTNSFNFGVTGIGYQPSGEFQAPDHHQVEKEPEVEKLLQACVLCNDALLQYSQDQTKKTVEWTILGDPTEGALLVLAGKAGIFKAELEKQMPRLNEFAFSAERKRMSVVVANPEPGEFPYVMFTKGSPELILDRCNRIAWTKPNQEQIKDNSEPITKPKKQQIIESNAHLASTGLRVLGFAYKFLSEIPAANTEEENEQGLTWLGLVGMLDAPREEVKQAVQNCRQSGIRPIMITGDHPLTAMAIASKLDIANVGEPVVSGQEIARMSAEELEESVKQVNVYARVAPEHKLRIVQALQKQNEFVAMTGDGVNDAPALKQSNIGIAMGITGTDVSKEASDMVLLDDNFATIVAAIKEGRVVYDNIRRFIKYILGSNIGEVLTIAAAPLLGLTVPLSPLQILWMNLVTDGLPALALALEPAESNVMNRPAYDHQESIFARGLGAYMVRIGIIFALVTIALMAWSFNYDRATGADPDHWKTMVFTTLCLAQMGHALAVRSDSRLIVELNFFSNPYLLGAIALTTILQMLLIYVAPLRNFFGTTVLSLTDILICLGFSMLVFVWVEMEKLYYRHFSARRSRPSR, encoded by the coding sequence ATGAATTCTAAAACTACTTCAAGTGTCTTGAGTACATCTACAAGTACAAAAGATTGGCATACTCTTAGCTCTCAACAAGCAATTGAATTACTCGAAAGCGACCCGATTGCTGGTTTGAACAGTAACGAAGTTATTCAAAGACAAACATATTTTGGTGAGAACGAACTCAAACAGACAGATGGACGAGGAAAGTTAACTATTTTGTACGAGCAGTTTACCAATATTATGTTGGTAATGCTGATTGCGATCGCCATAATTTCGGCAGTCCTCGATCTGCGCAAGGGTGCTTTTCCCAAAGATTCCATCGCAATTTTCACGATTGTCATTTTAAATGGCATCTTAGGCTATGTTCAAGAAAGTAGAGCCGAACAAGCTTTAGCTGCTCTCAAACGTCTCTCTTCTTCTTCGGTGAAGGTGACCCGCGACGGTATAACTCAAGAAGTCGATGCTAAAGAGTTGGTTCCAGGAGATATCGTATTTTTAGAAGCAGGAGTACAAATAGCTGCGGATGGTCATTTGCTTGAGACGCAAAACTTACAGATTAACGAGTCTACCCTCACAGGCGAGGCTACGGCTGTTAATAAAAATGCCGATCCTATTTTCCCAGAAGATGCTCCTTTAGGGGATCAATTAAACCTGATCTTCAAAGGTACACAAGTGTTTCAAGGTCGAGGTAAAGCGATCGTTACCAAAACGGGGATGGACACCGAAATTGGTAAAATTGCCACGATGTTGCAAGGGGTAGAAGCGGAAGAAACTCCTCTGCAAAAACGCATGACCCAACTAGGAAATGTCCTGGTTAGTGGTTCTTTAGCTTTAGTCTTCTTGATCACTGTTGGCGGTTTACTAACATCAGGATGGCGGATTTTTGAAGAGATCTTGGAAACTTCTTTAAGTATGGCTGTAGCAGTTGTTCCAGAAGGATTGCCTGCTGTAGTAACCGTAACTCTCGCTATTGGTACCCAAAAAATGATTCGTCGTCAGGCATTAATTCGTAAATTACCTGCGGTGGAAACTCTGGGTTCAGTGACGACGATTTGTTCTGATAAAACAGGTACTCTGACCCAAAATAAGATGATTGTGCAGGAGGTACAAACAAACTCTTTTAACTTTGGAGTTACGGGAATAGGCTATCAACCATCAGGAGAATTTCAAGCGCCAGATCATCACCAGGTAGAAAAAGAGCCAGAAGTCGAAAAGTTGTTGCAAGCTTGCGTACTGTGTAACGATGCTTTGCTGCAATATTCACAAGACCAGACGAAAAAAACTGTAGAGTGGACAATTCTGGGAGATCCAACCGAAGGCGCACTGTTAGTTTTAGCGGGTAAAGCAGGAATTTTCAAAGCAGAATTAGAGAAGCAAATGCCTCGTTTAAACGAGTTTGCTTTTTCTGCCGAACGCAAACGCATGTCGGTTGTGGTGGCAAATCCAGAACCTGGCGAATTTCCCTATGTCATGTTTACCAAAGGCTCGCCTGAGTTGATTTTAGACAGATGCAATCGCATCGCTTGGACGAAGCCTAATCAGGAGCAAATTAAAGATAATTCTGAACCAATTACCAAGCCAAAAAAACAGCAGATTATCGAATCTAATGCTCATTTAGCTAGCACAGGCTTAAGAGTTTTAGGTTTTGCCTATAAATTCTTGAGTGAAATTCCCGCAGCAAATACAGAAGAAGAAAATGAGCAGGGACTTACTTGGTTAGGTTTGGTCGGAATGTTAGATGCACCGCGAGAGGAAGTAAAACAAGCTGTGCAAAACTGTCGTCAATCAGGTATTAGACCGATTATGATTACAGGCGATCATCCTTTAACTGCTATGGCGATCGCTAGTAAGCTAGATATTGCTAATGTAGGTGAGCCAGTGGTTTCAGGGCAAGAAATCGCCAGGATGTCCGCTGAAGAATTAGAGGAATCTGTTAAACAAGTTAATGTATATGCTCGCGTTGCTCCCGAACATAAACTGCGGATTGTTCAAGCACTGCAAAAACAGAATGAATTTGTGGCAATGACAGGGGATGGAGTCAACGATGCTCCAGCTTTGAAACAGTCCAATATTGGGATTGCAATGGGTATCACGGGTACTGACGTGAGTAAAGAAGCCAGCGACATGGTTTTGCTAGATGATAACTTTGCCACCATCGTGGCAGCGATTAAGGAAGGCAGAGTAGTCTATGACAATATTCGTCGCTTTATTAAATATATTTTAGGTAGTAATATCGGCGAGGTATTAACGATCGCCGCAGCACCTCTACTGGGTTTAACTGTTCCCCTCTCTCCCCTGCAAATCCTCTGGATGAACCTAGTCACCGATGGTTTACCTGCTTTGGCTTTGGCTTTAGAACCAGCCGAATCCAATGTCATGAATCGTCCAGCCTACGATCACCAGGAGAGTATTTTTGCTCGTGGTTTGGGAGCATATATGGTACGAATCGGGATTATCTTCGCCCTCGTAACTATCGCTTTAATGGCATGGTCTTTCAATTACGATCGAGCTACTGGAGCAGATCCCGATCACTGGAAAACAATGGTGTTTACTACCCTTTGTTTAGCACAAATGGGTCATGCCTTAGCTGTTCGCTCAGATAGTCGGCTGATCGTAGAATTAAACTTTTTTTCCAATCCCTATTTATTAGGTGCGATCGCCTTAACTACTATTTTACAAATGTTACTAATTTACGTTGCTCCTTTACGCAACTTCTTTGGGACTACCGTTCTTAGTTTGACAGATATATTAATTTGTTTGGGCTTTAGTATGTTGGTGTTTGTTTGGGTGGAAATGGAAAAGCTATACTACCGTCATTTTTCGGCTCGTCGTAGTCGTCCTAGTCGCTAA
- a CDS encoding isochorismate synthase, whose protein sequence is MKIFTWMQSTVQYLWDGVSRLFKPTDDDYPKTGVQPFSGEPGDDSQKYS, encoded by the coding sequence ATGAAGATTTTTACATGGATGCAAAGCACAGTTCAATATCTTTGGGATGGAGTTTCAAGACTTTTTAAACCTACAGACGATGACTATCCAAAAACTGGAGTGCAGCCATTTAGTGGAGAACCTGGCGATGACTCCCAGAAATATTCTTGA
- a CDS encoding ammonium transporter, with the protein MDLGDTAWMLMATGLVLLMTPGLAFFYGGLVRSRNVLNTMMMSFVSMALIGVTWCLFGYSLAFDVTITDAQPFGQGIQAFIGGIDWFFLNGVTATEPDPIGYAPTIPHQLFMAYQLTFAIITPALISGAIVERISFKAYFWFLLLWSTFLYSPLAHWVWGKGWIGAMGALDFAGGTVVHISSGVSAVVAAYMIGPRRSFTTQPYAPHNVPYVLLGIGLLWFGWFGFNGGSALGSGSLATTALVNTFISASAAGLTWLIVEWILQKKATAIGIASGFLAGLVGITPAAGFVLPIGAILIGSITSVCCFFAVSLRIKLKFDDSLDTFPIHGFGGTVGAILTGVFATKQVNAAGNDGLLFGNPGLVWIQFQSVVATYVFAAVGTFVILKLLSLIMPLRVKQDIEQQGLDVPEHGEDAYGQEFEYNSGMPTDSKTIAS; encoded by the coding sequence ATTGATTTAGGCGATACAGCTTGGATGCTTATGGCTACGGGGTTAGTTTTACTAATGACTCCAGGATTAGCGTTTTTTTATGGTGGCTTAGTTCGTTCTCGCAATGTTCTCAACACTATGATGATGAGCTTTGTTTCCATGGCGCTAATCGGCGTCACTTGGTGTTTATTTGGCTATAGTCTCGCTTTTGATGTCACTATTACTGATGCTCAGCCTTTTGGTCAAGGAATACAAGCTTTTATTGGTGGAATTGATTGGTTCTTTCTTAATGGAGTGACGGCTACAGAACCCGATCCCATTGGCTATGCGCCGACTATTCCTCATCAACTGTTTATGGCGTACCAGTTGACTTTTGCCATCATCACTCCCGCCTTAATTTCTGGAGCGATCGTCGAAAGAATTAGCTTTAAAGCCTATTTTTGGTTTTTATTACTTTGGTCAACTTTTCTTTACTCACCACTGGCTCATTGGGTATGGGGAAAAGGCTGGATTGGTGCCATGGGAGCGCTTGATTTTGCAGGAGGGACAGTAGTTCATATTAGTTCTGGAGTGTCTGCTGTTGTTGCTGCCTATATGATTGGGCCTCGTCGTAGTTTTACCACACAGCCTTATGCGCCACATAATGTTCCCTATGTCTTATTGGGAATAGGGTTGCTTTGGTTTGGTTGGTTTGGCTTTAATGGTGGCAGTGCCTTGGGTTCAGGTTCTTTAGCAACCACTGCTTTGGTAAACACTTTCATCTCAGCTTCTGCCGCTGGTTTAACTTGGTTAATCGTTGAATGGATACTGCAAAAGAAAGCAACTGCAATTGGTATTGCTAGTGGCTTTTTGGCTGGATTAGTCGGCATTACTCCAGCAGCAGGCTTTGTTCTGCCAATTGGAGCAATATTAATCGGTTCAATTACCTCAGTTTGTTGCTTTTTCGCAGTTAGTCTCAGAATTAAATTAAAATTCGATGACTCTTTAGATACGTTTCCGATTCACGGATTCGGTGGCACAGTGGGAGCAATCTTAACTGGTGTCTTTGCTACTAAGCAGGTAAATGCAGCGGGTAACGATGGTTTGCTGTTTGGCAATCCAGGGTTAGTCTGGATTCAGTTTCAATCAGTTGTTGCTACCTATGTCTTTGCTGCTGTTGGCACTTTTGTGATTTTGAAACTCTTGTCGTTGATTATGCCTTTGAGGGTAAAACAAGATATAGAGCAGCAGGGATTAGATGTACCTGAACATGGAGAAGATGCTTACGGACAAGAATTTGAATACAATTCTGGTATGCCTACTGATTCAAAAACTATTGCTTCTTAA
- a CDS encoding histidine phosphatase family protein — protein sequence MTLNLFFLRHGETVASKTDDFCGTTDIELTATGVIMAKDFAVTYSNLHWTAIFSSPMIRTIATAQPLCDRIGLKMQLRDGLKEINFGQWEGKTPAQVNQQDHDKYVRWQSEPGWNSPPDGERAIDIARRSSEVIEEIEKTYQSGNVLIVSHKATIRIMLCSLLGIDVGRYRDRIDMPVAALSIVEFCAQGPKLKKLSDRSHLKHRSSRKN from the coding sequence ATGACTCTCAATCTATTTTTTTTAAGACATGGTGAAACCGTTGCTAGTAAGACAGATGACTTCTGTGGAACTACCGATATAGAGTTGACCGCAACAGGAGTAATTATGGCAAAAGACTTCGCTGTTACTTATTCTAATCTGCACTGGACAGCGATTTTTTCTAGTCCGATGATTCGTACTATAGCTACAGCTCAACCTTTGTGCGATCGAATAGGGCTAAAAATGCAGCTAAGGGATGGCTTAAAAGAAATAAACTTTGGTCAATGGGAAGGTAAAACCCCCGCCCAAGTTAACCAGCAAGATCACGACAAATATGTGCGTTGGCAATCCGAACCTGGTTGGAATTCTCCCCCTGATGGCGAAAGAGCGATTGATATTGCTCGGCGTAGTTCTGAAGTCATTGAAGAAATTGAGAAGACTTATCAATCTGGTAATGTGCTAATTGTTTCTCACAAAGCCACTATTAGGATCATGTTGTGTTCTCTGCTAGGCATAGATGTAGGACGGTATCGCGATCGCATAGACATGCCTGTTGCTGCTCTGAGTATAGTCGAATTTTGCGCACAAGGGCCAAAACTGAAAAAGTTGAGCGATCGCTCTCATCTCAAGCATCGATCATCAAGGAAAAACTAA
- a CDS encoding WGxxGxxG-CTERM domain-containing protein codes for MNLSKLTAATILALTIALPTGQVLSQEKEQTVDTNLNQAGENLQEAGKALGNSVENTGEAAKQGLENTGEAVEEDLNNAGQAVERNYNQVEENVNETAADAEENVNQATNAIEEESNWGWLGLLGLLGLFGLAGKNRRTEVVHRDLDPLDHNEVNRTTAL; via the coding sequence ATGAATTTATCTAAATTAACTGCTGCTACTATTCTTGCTCTGACAATTGCTTTACCTACTGGTCAAGTATTAAGTCAGGAAAAAGAGCAAACTGTAGACACGAATCTTAACCAAGCTGGTGAAAATTTGCAGGAGGCAGGAAAAGCTCTCGGCAATAGTGTAGAAAATACAGGAGAAGCCGCTAAACAAGGTCTAGAAAATACAGGAGAAGCTGTTGAAGAAGACCTAAATAATGCTGGACAAGCGGTTGAACGCAACTATAACCAAGTTGAAGAAAATGTAAATGAGACTGCCGCTGATGCAGAAGAAAATGTCAACCAAGCTACTAATGCAATTGAGGAAGAATCTAACTGGGGTTGGCTAGGTCTTTTAGGTCTTTTAGGTCTATTTGGTTTAGCTGGGAAAAATAGAAGAACTGAAGTAGTACATCGCGATTTAGATCCTCTAGACCATAACGAAGTTAACCGTACCACTGCATTATAA